AGGTGCATGGGAGGGTCGGGGGGTGTGGTGCAGTGGTCAAGGAACAGAcaagggtgtcccagagggaacaacCGCATGAAAAGCAGGCAGTGGGAATGAGGTGAACATGTGTTTGATGGTGGCgttctgctggagttgtctgaaatggcagagaatAATCCTTTGAatgcggaagctggtgggaagaGGGGGATGAGGAAAAGTGGAGATAAGGGGGATCCAATCATGCTGTTGAGAGCGATGGGAAAGGGTGAGGGCAGAAACATGTGATAGGTCAGATCCGTTTAGGGGCCCTGTCAATCACAGTGGGCGGGAAACCATGGCTCTGGAAGGAGGAAGCCATGGTTTTTAATGATGGCATCATCTGAACGGATatgacataattctttgaaacttgtatcacagatagacaggctgaTTAAGAAGGTATTTcacatacttgccttcattgctcagacctttgagtacgggagttgggatgtcatgttgtggctgtacaggatattgatgaggcctcttctggagcactgtgtgtCGCCCTAATCACCCGGctacagaaaggatattattaaacaagagagggttcagaaaacatttatcaggatgttgccaggaatggagggtttgagatataaaaatagactggaaagactgggactactttcactggagtgtcggaggttgaggggtaactttattgaggtttataaaatcatgaggggcatagataaggtgaccaACAAGGATCTTTTGCCcatgggtgggggagttcaaaacctggggacatatatttaaggtgagaggaggaagatgtAAAAACGACCTGAGGGGTAAGATTTTtgtacagagagtggttcatatgtAAAATGACCTACCAGAGAAAGATATTTGCATAAGttcatgaatgggaaacatttggagggatatgggccaagtgcaggcagataggactagttcagtttggaaacatggttggcgtggaccgaagggtctgtttatgtgctgtgTGACGCAATGACGTTGCAGCGACTGTGAATGACTGAGTTAAGAATCAGTTACATTCATTGGTGAAACTGTCCCTTATTTATTCAGCTTTGTTATTTTGATGTTTCTCAGATGTCTTCCTCAGAGAAACCTGCTGTCATCAAACCCTCGCTGACTGAGGCCCAGGCTGTCGAGTTGGTCGAGCGGTTGTACGGTCTGAAGGTCTCCAGTGTCCAACCAATGCCCGGTTACGATGACCAGAACTTCCACATCCTGGTGTCTGAGAACCAGGTGACCAGAGATCACAGTCAGAGCTACACCCTCAAGGTGATGAATGCTGGTGAAAGTGAAGATGCTGATTTAATTGAAGCACAAACACGAGCCATGATGTTTTTGAGTGCAAAAGGATTTCCTTCACCCACACCAATCCCAACCATTGATGGCAAGATTATGTCGTTGGAGACGATTGGTCAGTATCAGTTATTGGTGGCTGGGTTCAGCTTCCAATTGGCCAGGTCACAGACCCAATGTTTGAAATTTTCCTTTACATAAATGTACGGACTTCAAATAAGTCCAAGTCAATGATATAATTAAAGAGAAATcagtctctttcattcaatttctgaCACGCAACACTAGTTAACAAAAATGCTGTACTCTTATCTCTTACAGACTGTGGAGTACAATCGAAGGCCCACATGGTCCGATTACTGACCTATCTCCCTGGACTTCCATTGTCTGAAATGCCTATAGGGCCTCAGATCTTGCACAAAGTTGGTCAAACCCTCGCACGAATGAATGAGGTGCTTGCAGTAAGTTGGGGTGTTTTGCCTCTTCTGTTGTCTTTCTAAAGGATTGTGAATGAGACTGAGGGAAGCTGTGACACAGATTAATCTGTTGGTGTTGTTTAGATCAATATTCCCTCCATTTGAAACATTTTCAAGCTGCTTTGAAACATTTTTAGCCTAACAGGAGAAAATCCATTATGAAAGGGTTCTTTAAAGATTTTCTTCATTCGATATAGTCTATTTGAAATATCAAATCCACAGAGAGACTGACTTACCTACTTCTGCATCTGGGGACATTTTAGTTGCAACAAATTTATGGAATGTTTTTATAAAAAAAGACAGTAAATTTCCAAAAAGTTTACACAAGGACCATTTCCTTCTAGTTCAGGGCCCTGATTGGTGATTACATCCTGAACCATGACAATAAGAAGATCTTCATGTAAACTGCTTGAAACTGTCCTCCAATACAGAGAATGACAGAGGAAGAAAGAATCACCAATAGACAATGGCCCATTGGGAGACATTGGCAATGTGATCCAGTTCCTGATTGTCATTCATTAATGATACATGCGATAAAACACCAGGAGGGTCGTTCATATCGTTATAGCGACTGTGGTTCGTTAAATCCCCATTCCATGCTCTCCCTTCTCCCTCATTCTTACCTCATCCCATTCTTTCTTGCCCAAtcccatgaaacttctctcagtATTCCCATAGTTTCTCCATAATGTACTCCCAGTCTTGCCCTTTCCCCTCAATGATGCCCACCCTCCCAGGCTGCACTCACCCTGAGCTATCTCGGGCTCCAGTAAACATCTCACCAGAGCAGATTCAACTCAAAGCAGCACTAATCAAATGGCTGTTCCAGAAAAGCTAGCTCCCTTTTTGGAGGGGCTGGGATTGCAGTGTGTTTTAAAGAGCATGTGAACAGACACGGCTTTGAGTTTTAATCCAGACGGAGAAACCAGGAAACAGCCTGAAAATGGATCCTGGTCATCTTGGTGCTCCATTTGAGATACACAAAACAAATCGGTCTGGTATACATCATTCACAACTTTTCCTGGTTTTTGTTGTTGAGAGATCCCAGATTGGGATTACGATCTGACAGCTTGCTGGATGTATTGAGTGGGAGAGGTAATTGATTTCTCTCATTGGCAGGAATTCCAGCATCCTCTTCGGAAGAGTCTGCAGCGGCCGGATTTCCTCTGGAAACTCTCAAACATTCACTTGCTGAACAAGTATCTTTatgcagtgggagagggaaggGATCGCCAAATTATAGAGCAAATTATTCAGCAATTCCAGGAAGAGATCATTCCAAATCTCTGCAAGTTTCGTCAAAGTAAGTGGTTATCCCTCTTAGTCCAGAAACTACAGGGTATGAACAGGTTTTGGCATAAAACCATTGGAATTAGTGTTCTTGAAATATTTTACTCTGTTAATGGTTCTATGGAGATATCAGTTATTCCATGTACCTGGAATCTTGACCGATTTAAACAGAGTGGAATCCAGGTCAATCTACAAATGTACAAATTCACCTCTTCTTCCCTACATTGCCCTAAAACATAGGGGCTTTGTGACCTATGACTCAGTGTCCCATTGCAATCTCAGGAGTTAAAGTTCCAATACATTTACAGCTGACCTACAGTGGCATTGCTCACAGTGAGGCAGGTCCTAGAGAATGTGACAGTGACTGTGTGACTGAGCAAGTCTGATACCGTAACAAGTAGGTGCGGTGTAACAAAATCACTAATAGACTGCGATGttagattgtcattgaaatcttcTTGTCAGTGATGGATGATAAAACATTGCAATGTTTGTTTCTTTCCCAGGCTTGAATCACGGAGACTTCAGTCACACCAACATTCTAGTCCAGCCTGTTCACCCCTCAGCTAACCACTCCAACCCAACTGAGCTGCAGCAGGATCTGGACATCTCTGGGTTACTGGACTTCAGTGGCATGAATTATGGTTATTATGTCTTTGATGTGGCCATATCCATAATGTATCTGATGTTGGGGAGTAACGATCCCATTGGTGCAGGGCGCCATGTCCTCTCCGGCTTTGAGAGTGTGATCCCGTTACTCCCTGAGGAGCAAGACGCCATTTTTCTGCTGGTTCTTTGCAGGTTTTGTCAGTCACTGGTTATGGGGAGATACAATGCTCTGCTTTACCCTGAAAATGCAGAGTACCTTCTGAGCACTGGGAGAGCTGGCTGGAAGTGTCTTCACCAACTGTGGTCGCTGGGGAAAGAGGCAGTGGGAAAGATTTGGTTTGAGGCAGGCAAGTTCCAAAGCACTTGATGCAGACCCTGTTTCAGTGTAGTCCCAGGCACATTTGCTTCCAGGAGAACAAGGACATCTCGATGAAGaggattattagattagattagaatccctagagtatggaaacaggcccttcagcccaacaagtccataccaaccctccatagagtaacccagccagacccaatcccctaccctacatttacccctgactaatgcacctaacactacgggcaatttagcatgaccaattcacttgacctgcacatctttggattgaggtaggaaaccggagcacccagaggaaacccacgcagacacggggagaatgtggaagctccacacagacagttgcccgagctaggaatcgaacccgggtccctggcgctgtgaggcagcagtgctaaccactgagccatcgtgccgcccctGACTGCTGGAACCTGGAATTGTATTAATGCTTTAAGCTCCTAATCATTAAGGTATACtaaactttgttttaaccagtTCCTTATGTTTTAGATTTGTTTTACTCATTTGTGggacgtgggtgtcactggctgggccagcattaattaaccgtccctcgttacccttgagaaggtgatggtgagctaccttcctgaaccgctgcagtccacctgctgtggggtTGACCCACAATCCCATTGTGAattgaattccaggattttgacccagtgacagtgaaggaatggcgctatatatttccaagtcaggatggtaagtggatCGGTGGGGAATGTATAGATGGTATTCCCATAtatgtgctgcccttgtccttctcaatggacgctgtcatgagtttggaaggtgctgtctgaggatctttggtaaatttcttgtggattgtatacactgctgctactgagcatcagtgggtAGAGGGAGTTGATGCTTCTGGATGTAGTACCATCCAAGCCCATGAACCAGCACTCTCAATAAACCGGCAAGAATCATGTACCTCAAACCCTGTGAAGTTGACTGTATTATCATTATCTCAGAGCAGTCAGGTGAGGATGCTGTACATTTTATTTAATGCAAAGTTGCATTAATGTTTTAGTGATGTATGTTGTAAGTGTAACAGTGAAGTGTACTCCCCAtgcattacatttctattacttcGTGTGTGTTGATTATGTGAACCTCGCGGTCAACCGGAATATTTTATCAACCAGTACATTCCAGGTCCCGTAGGTGCCGGTTAATAAAACGTTTGCTGCATATTTTGTTAAAAAACAAGTTGCTACTGTGATTGAATATTGTtggctggcccagcatttattgcccaccgtGTCAAGCTAGGAGAAGGTGAGTGGTGAGCGGTCTTCTTGAAACACTGACGTTTTTCCAAACAGGTTTCAGGGTTTCTACAATGCCATTTGCAAGGCAACTTTGACCCAATGTATCCAAAGTGAAAGGTTCTTGAACTGCAAAGATCTTTACAGCATACGGTATCTGGGATGAAGCCAGTCCAATTTCTTGAGATTGTATATCAGCAGACAGCTCTGGGGTGAAGAGGTATTCGATCAGGATTTGATTTTGCAGACAGCAGCCAAACTGAGGAGCACCATTcaacagcaattgctggagaagctcaacaggTGATATCATCAAGGTGCTGGAGAAAGAATTATGGTGGGGTCcagaataggactggaacaaggaatgttccacataccccacaaagagacagacatcactggggcccatgcaggtaccCAGGGCTGCCCCTCTGACCTGagaaagtgagaggagttaaaagagaagttgttgaaaGTGAGGATGGGTTCACCAGGTTGAGGAggctggtggttgatgggaacgGTTCAAACCTTCTTTCtaggaagaagcagagagccctgagaccatcctgatgggTGATGGATGTCTAAGGGGCTGGAACCTCTGTGGTAAAAAAGAAGTGGCTGGATCCcgcaaactggaaattctgaaactgccATAAAACTGTCAGAGAAATCGTGGATATAAGTGGGAATGGACTGGATATATTGAGTTGAGGTAAGAAGACGTGGGTTTGGTGAAGTAGGAGCAGGTAGAAACAATGAGTCTGCCTGGGCtgtcctgtttgtggattttggaaaGAGGTGGAAGCGAGCTGTGTGAAATTGGTAAACTATGAGTTTACAGGCAGTGGGTGGGAAAGATGACCAGATGAAATGGGGTTAGTGATGGGAATGGGCGCAATGGCCTGATGTTCTATGATAGGGTTATGGTCCACGGGGATATAGagggaggtatctgagagctgaGAAGAGCATCAATCTCATACTGATATTAAACATAATAATCTCCCAGAGGATACTATTCTTTGAGCCCCTCCAGTCCCACAGCCCTTTGAGATATCTACCATCATCTCATTCTGGCATCTGCCACATGATTTTAATCGCTGAAGCATTGGGCCTTTGATGTAAGTTTTCTGGACTCAAGCTCTGGAACTCTCTCCTGAAAGCTCTATAATTAACTTTCCTCCTTGAACATTATCCTCAGGTCATACTTCTTTCACCGAGCTTTGaccatttaaaaacaaaattccaGCTGAGGGTACTATTAAAGTCAAATCCCAGAAAGAAACCTGGCTTCATAGATTATTGATGTATTGATCATTGACTGAAATAGTCATACAAAGGTGCAAAGTGTTTAACAAAAGAGTTACACAACAAATGTAAAAGTAATTAAGTAAGCTATCTGGATATGGAATATAGTTAGAACCATCTTAAAACCAGTGACTGAAATCCAGAGAAATAATATCTTTATATCAAACATTAAGTTTGAGTTAACTGATTCTCCCAGTTTCTGTATTGTGAACAGTGCAGTATTCCTATATGAATACTCACAAAGCTAAgagcttagactttctcagcttctAATAGTTGCAGATATCTAATCAAACACTCGTAATCTGGACATT
This DNA window, taken from Chiloscyllium punctatum isolate Juve2018m chromosome 33, sChiPun1.3, whole genome shotgun sequence, encodes the following:
- the LOC140458522 gene encoding hydroxylysine kinase-like isoform X2, with amino-acid sequence MSSSEKPAVIKPSLTEAQAVELVERLYGLKVSSVQPMPGYDDQNFHILVSENQVTRDHSQSYTLKVMNAGESEDADLIEAQTRAMMFLSAKGFPSPTPIPTIDGKIMSLETIDCGVQSKAHMVRLLTYLPGLPLSEMPIGPQILHKVGQTLARMNEEFQHPLRKSLQRPDFLWKLSNIHLLNKYLYAVGEGRDRQIIEQIIQQFQEEIIPNLCKFRQSLNHGDFSHTNILVQPVHPSANHSNPTELQQDLDISGLLDFSGMNYGYYVFDVAISIMYLMLGSNDPIGAGRHVLSGFESVIPLLPEEQDAIFLLVLCRFCQSLVMGRYNALLYPENAEYLLSTGRAGWKCLHQLWSLGKEAVGKIWFEAGKFQST
- the LOC140458522 gene encoding hydroxylysine kinase-like isoform X1 encodes the protein MSSSEKPAVIKPSLTEAQAVELVERLYGLKVSSVQPMPGYDDQNFHILVSENQVTRDHSQSYTLKVMNAGESEDADLIEAQTRAMMFLSAKGFPSPTPIPTIDGKIMSLETIDCGVQSKAHMVRLLTYLPGLPLSEMPIGPQILHKVGQTLARMNEVLAEFQHPLRKSLQRPDFLWKLSNIHLLNKYLYAVGEGRDRQIIEQIIQQFQEEIIPNLCKFRQSLNHGDFSHTNILVQPVHPSANHSNPTELQQDLDISGLLDFSGMNYGYYVFDVAISIMYLMLGSNDPIGAGRHVLSGFESVIPLLPEEQDAIFLLVLCRFCQSLVMGRYNALLYPENAEYLLSTGRAGWKCLHQLWSLGKEAVGKIWFEAGKFQST